From Phoenix dactylifera cultivar Barhee BC4 unplaced genomic scaffold, palm_55x_up_171113_PBpolish2nd_filt_p 000728F, whole genome shotgun sequence, one genomic window encodes:
- the LOC103698939 gene encoding glutamate receptor 2.8-like, with amino-acid sequence MERATLLFFLLLSSIAKAQNGNGSNMIISVHVGLILDTGTLVGKMSQTSISMAINDFYAANSNYTTRLILHTEDGKEDAIGATSAAFKLLIDVGVQAIIGPQKSSQAVFISDLGNKTRVPIVSFSATSPSISPARAAYFVRTAFNDSSQVNAIAAIIKAFGWRRVTLVYEDTDYGTGIVPYLIDALQEIDAHVHHRSVIPLSVTDDQILGELYKLQTMQTRVFIVHMAPFLGTNFFLKANEAGMMTKGYVWIITDGLTNLLNSFDQSILDSMQGLLGVRPYVPKTRKLDELTIRWKRKFRQEHPDIEKAELSIFALWAYDTVWALAMAAEKVGITNSTFLQPQTTNNSGILDMLEFSETGPGLLKAILDTKFDGLSGELCLIDGQSQSPTFQIINVIGKGERVIGFWTPAHGISRTPNPISRTYSTSMINLSIIFWPGESTIVPKGWEIPTSEKKLKIGVPVKDEFHEFVKVEWNPLTNATTVSGYCIDVFDAVMQALPYAIPYEYVPFEKATGDSAGSYNELIYQVYIQNYDAVAGDVTIIANRSLYVDFTLPYTESGVVMIVPVKEDARKNAWIFLKPLTVDLWLGTLAFFFFTGFVVWLREKLESNLSKIVLIIWVFVVLILTSSYTASLTSMLTVEQLQPTVTGIKQLIKNGDYVGYKRGSFVKELLMQLHFDESKLRDLGSSDEYAEALSKGSHNNGVSAIFHEIPYVRSFLADHCSRYTMVGPAYKTAGFGFVFPKGSPLVPDVSRAVLNVTQGDKMVEIERKWIGYENTCQNQDMTLGSHRLNFNNFGGLFLTTGITSTSALLIFLAIFIYKNQDELKIMGSGYSIWTRVVVWSKYWDKKDLTSSTFKRDVPIGGSSYVGDSLVHRANMRASINADGSQSPISISEHSDLSIFPPYEGMTSQELGSPSIETQDTQASTEIY; translated from the exons ATGGAGAGAGCAacacttctcttctttctccttttgtctTCAATAGCAAAGGCTCAGAATGGCAATGGAAGCAATATGATAATCTCAGTCCATGTTGGTCTAATCCTTGACACAGGAACACTGGTTGGAAAGATGAGCCAGACCAGCATCTCAATGGCAATCAATGATTTCTATGCTGCAAACAGTAACTACACCACAAGGTTGATTCTCCACACCGAGGATGGCAAGGAGGACGCCATTGGAGCCACCTCTGCAG CTTTCAAGTTGTTAATCGATGTAGGAGTGCAGGCAATCATAGGTCCTCAAAAATCTTCTCAAGCTGTGTTCATATCAGATCTTGGAAACAAGACTCGAGTTCCTATTGTTTCTTTTTCAGCAACAAGCCCTTCTATCTCCCCTGCCCGTGCAGCATATTTTGTGCGTACAGCATTTAATGACTCTTCTCAGGTGAATGCTATAGCCGCCATTATTAAGGCCTTTGGATGGAGAAGAGTCACCCTTGTGTATGAAGACACTGATTATGGTACAGGCATCGTGCCGTATCTCATCGACGCCCTACAAGAGATTGATGCTCATGTACACCACCGTAGTGTCATTCCTCTATCAGTAACCGATGACCAGATATTAGGGGAGTTATACAAACTACAAACCATGCAAACAAGGGTCTTCATTGTGCACATGGCACCATTTCTTGGCACCAATTTCTTTCTAAAGGCAAATGAGGCAGGAATGATGACAAAAGGTTATGTGTGGATTATAACAGATGGGTTAACAAATCTATTAAATTCCTTTGACCAATCTATCCTTGACTCGATGCAAGGACTACTAGGTGTGAGGCCTTATGTACCAAAAACAAGAAAGCTGGATGAACTCACCATTCGATGGAAAAGAAAATTCCGGCAGGAGCATCCTGATATTGAGAAGGCAGAGCTTAGCATTTTTGCCCTGTGGGCATATGATACAGTTTGGGCACTAGCAATGGCTGCAGAGAAAGTTGGGATCACAAATTCTACTTTTTTGCAACCCCAAACCACAAACAATTCAGGCATCTTGGATATGTTAGAATTCTCTGAGACAGGTCCAGGTCTTCTCAAGGCAATCCTAGATACCAAATTCGATGGCCTTAGCGGGGAACTCTGTCTCATTGACGGGCAATCACAATCACCCACCTTTCAAATAATTAATGTAATTGGGAAAGGGGAAAGAGTGATTGGTTTCTGGACACCAGCACATGGGATCTCAAGGACACCGAATCCAATTAGCAGAACTTATTCAACTTCCATGATTAATCTTAGCATCATTTTCTGGCCTGGAGAATCAACCATAGTGCCAAAAGGTTGGGAAATCCCAACAAGTGAAAAAAAGTTGAAGATAGGGGTCCCTGTAAAAGATGAGTTTCATGAATTTGTAAAGGTGGAATGGAATCCTCTCACCAATGCAACAACAGTGAGTGGGTACTGCATTGATGTCTTTGATGCTGTGATGCAAGCTTTGCCATATGCAATCCCTTACGAGTATGTTCCTTTTGAAAAAGCCACAGGGGACAGTGCAGGTTCATACAATGAACTTATATACCAGGTCTACATTCAG AATTATGATGCTGTGGCAGGAGATGTCACAATCATAGCCAACCGTTCCTTGTATGTGGATTTTACGTTGCCATACACAGAATCAGGAGTGGTTATGATTGTTCCAGTCAAAGAGGATGCAAGAAAGAATGCATGGATCTTCTTGAAGCCACTCACAGTGGACCTCTGGCTCGGGACCttggccttctttttctttacaggATTCGTGGTGTGG TTAA GAGAAAAACTGGAGAGCAACTTATCAAAGATCGTACTGATCATATGGGTATTTGTCGTGCTGATCCTCACATCGAGTTACACAGCTAGTTTGACCTCCATGTTGACTGTTGAACAGCTCCAGCCAACTGTTACGGGAATAAAACAGCTTATAAAAAATGGTGACTACGTTGGCTATAAACGGGGTTCCTTTGTAAAAGAGCTACTGATGCAGCTCCACTTTGATGAGTCCAAGCTTAGAGACTTGGGAAGTTCTGATGAATATGCAGAGGCACTCTCTAAGGGCAGCCACAATAATGGTGTATCTGCCATCTTCCATGAGATCCCATATGTCAGGAGCTTCCTTGCAGACCACTGTAGTAGATACACAATGGTTGGACCAGCCTACAAGACTGCTGGGTTTGGATTT GTCTTTCCCAAAGGTTCCCCATTAGTCCCTGATGTATCAAGGGCAGTCTTAAATGTAACACAGGGAGATAAAATGGTGGAAATAGAGAGGAAATGGATTGGTTACGAAAATACTTGTCAAAATCAAGACATGACCCTAGGCTCACACAGGCTAAACTTCAACAACTTTGGAGGACTATTCCTCACCACGGGAATTACTTCAACTTCAGCTCTCTTGATATTCCTAGCTATCTTTATCTATAAGAACCAGGATGAGTTGAAAATCATGGGCTCCGGATATTCCATTTGGACAAGAGTTGTAGTGTGGAGCAAATACTGGGACAAGAAAGATTTAACCTCCTCTACATTCAAAAGGGACGTGCCAATTGGTGGATCCTCATATGTTGGTGATAGCCTTGTACACAGAGCAAATATGAGGGCTTCAATTAATGCTGATGGATCGCAGAGTCCCATTAGCATTTCTGAACATTCTGATCTGAGCATCTTCCCGCCATACGAAGGAATGACTTCTCAAGAACTAGGTAGTCCAAGCATAGAAACTCAAGATACACAAGCCTCTACAGAGATATACTAA